The following nucleotide sequence is from Pseudoliparis swirei isolate HS2019 ecotype Mariana Trench chromosome 7, NWPU_hadal_v1, whole genome shotgun sequence.
CTCTTACTATTTATGGAGAATGATAACTACCTCTCACAACCACAAAGGTTTCTTATCATAGTTAGTTTAAAGTGTTATAATCGACACTGCATATTGGAGAAGAGTCTTGTAAGACCTTCTGTGAGTGCTGCTAAATTAGTGGTGAAATCATCACTCACATACAGCACCACTAGTGGTCAAAAACTCCACAGGGTATTTTTGAAGTTTCTGTgcacatttattttccttttcctaAGAGTGGTTAACCTTAACCCTTGTTAATTAACCTGTGCTGTTTAGGTTAAAGCTCAGAATGACTTCAGTGATGAGATGTACTCCAGCAAATGGCACTATGCGAAGGACATTGTCAACAGACAGAAAGTGACCGGGACCACGACAGGATACAACAACTATGACTTCCACGAGACACAGGACCggagccaggtgtgtgtgttgaacctGAAACGGCGTCCCTACAGATCCCAGTGCTTCGTTTTttcagagaaggaaaaaaacggAAAACCAAACTTGAAAATTGAACttatttttgaaatcttttatttttatattattaataatatataataataatataataataatataaatataaaataaataaatatacaaatataaaacaatataatataatcataatcataatataatatatattatattatatttttgaaatgtccccactgtgggacgaataaaggtatatcatatcatatcatatcattatTCCTTCCAGACCCAAAAGCTATTGGTTCTAAAGAATGACATTGAGGTAGCTCAGTTCCAGAGCAACTCTCCTCAGCACCTCCCACTGTCTGAGGGGTTCTGGAAGGCGCTGGTTAAACTCCCCTCGGTCTACGACTTCGCCGCCTACAGGACGGTTTTACAGAGGTTTGGGACGCACTACCTGTCAGAAGGAAGCCTGGGAGGCTCCTTCAGGATCGTTGGCAAGATTGATGAAGCAACTGAAAAACAAATGGGTGAGAATTTATATATTATCAGCAGCCTCGTGATATGCCTGAATAAAAGAATAATGAATCTTCATACGCCCGACAAATtcaacatgttgtgtttttaagaAGCTTTAATTTTCACTAAAGGGAAGAAAGTACCTTTTACTTCACACACTGGTTGGcagacatatttattataagtattatgTATGAACTTGacacaaattaaacaaaatatataactaGACTGTGTTATTCACCATTGACACAACATggctacattttatatttgaaatacatatttaaatgaaaatgcATTTTCTGGGAATTTCCAGTGTATTTTATtagaatgttttcttttttccctgaaATACATTTCACTAAAGCAAGTAACTTAATCTAAAATGCAATGtgtctttcttttctgaaaTGTTTCTTGATAATTGCAGcaacatttgaataaatatgCAATTTCAATATGTTTATTGATGCATTtagaaatgaaaaatatatatatgttttaaaagtTTGAAAATGTTCAGAGAATAAATGCAAACTGTGATTGaatgaaataataatagaagTAAACATCCGGTTTGATAGCATTGCTCCCTCAATCCTGCTGTTTCTAACAATGacttttgtttgtctttttcttttaatttgctGATGTTTCCAAGTCAGCACAAGCTATCAGTACGACGAGTGTGCAAAGACTAAACGTTGGTTTTTAATATTCCCCATCAAACACGTGTCCTGCAAGAGAGGTCAAGATGAAGTCACATTCCACAGCGGTAccattgtattgtttttttctgcAAACATACCAGCCTGTGAAATCACTTGCCATTTCTGAGTAATTCTGTCATCCTTCTGCAAACCTCTTCGAAACAGGAAATTCCAGGAGCAATAATGTGAAAAAAGTGAACGTGCTGGGAGGAGACATCCAATTTATCGCAGGGCTGACGAACATGCAGCTCTCTGACCCGGACAGGAACTGGGAAATGTACTCGAACTGGGCTGAGTCTGTTCGGTACTTTCCAGATGTCGTAAAACAAACAGTGAGGGAGAGTAAAATCAGCACTTTGAACTATATCTATGAACTATTCAGTCATCTCAGATAACACAACGCTCCATCTCTCTTGTTGTGGCAGCTGCGGCCGCTGTCGGAGCTGGTGAAAGAGGTCCAGTGTGCTGGGGTGAAGAGACTCTACCTCCGCAGGGCCATCGAGCAGCACCTGGCTGAGAGCGACACCTGCCACTGCCGGCCCTGCAGTAACAATGGCCTGGTTGTCATGGCTGCAGATGAATGCAAATGCATCTGTAAGCCCGACACATCAGGACTGGCCTGTGAGCAGGGAAGTGAAGTGGAGGGTCAGCCGGGTGGGTGGAAAACATTTTTTCGACAGGTTCttcttttataataataataactttatttatatagcacctttaaaaacagagtttacaaagtgctctacagagaatcaaggcaaaacaaatagaatggtaagatacaaatataaaataaaaaacaacagacaaactaaattggGGGAACCAaataactgcataaaaggacgacatcacttaaaagccgttctataaaaaggggttttaagaagtgatttaaaagaagttatgTTATTTTGTAAAATAGGCTTTATTCCATTCCTTTCTGAGGGTAAGATGAGATACTGATTCATATTTATTGATCGGATACTTTCACACCGACTGCAATATATTCCTCACTTTCTGCCCATTAAGGAGTGATCCATGGCGGTTGGgcctgctggtcctcctggtcggGGTGCTCTGGGGTTCGAAGAACAAGAAGACGTTCTTGCTCTAATCCCACTCCTCAGAACGGGGGGCAACAATGCACCGGAGAACCCGCTGAGGAGTCTGACTGCGAAGACCAAGACCTGCAACACTTGAAGTCAGAGCCATTAAGTTTAATTCTGTTGTAACAGGCACCACAGTTCACTGTTCCATCCACCATCAGCACTCTACCACATGTTGATTTGTAACTGTTTTTCTCCAGAGACATGGAGCCTCACTGCTTTGACCAAactctctcagccaatcagatgtgTGGAAACCCACCTGGTCTAATCAACGGCTACATCCTGGTGAAGATTCCTTAAATGTACCGTAGATTGCATAACAGACTATTGCAAAAATGCAATATTTTCATGCTCACGCTAATTGATTTTCTTGTTTAGAGTCAGTGTGACCAAGAAGGGCACAGTTTAGTTTTACTCCTCATGTAATTTACTTTGTCTTGACATCGGTCAGCCTAATTACCAAAGGCTGTACACCACATTTTAATATCGAGAAATGATGTCTTTTGGTAAATATAACAATGAAGCCTTAAAAGCTGAGACCCAACATGAAACATTTTTCtgtgtatgtgaaattaaatatttGATTTGCGTGCCTCCAGTAAAGGGAATGAGCCTGGCTTAATGCATGACGTCACATCAGTTAATTACAGTATATTTCACTCTCTGATTTATTATCTTTTGTAAGTGATTTCTGTATATAAAATCCCAAATGGAGCGTAATACCCTTCTTGTCGCCGCATGGTCCGCAGGTCCCGAAGGACATTTACCTTGTGGGTAGTACGGTTGAGTACACCTGTACTGGCAGTTATTATCTCGTTGGTGACAGCATCCTAGAATGCACTGCTCATCAAACCTGGTCCACCAGCCCTGGCCTGTGCACGGGTGAGTACCTTTAAGAAAGGTCAGCATATTGTATTCCTAGATCAGTACGGACttcattaccttcacattgaaaatgcgaaaggttatgttttgatcgccgtgtatttatttatttatttgtattactcgcataacacaaaaagtattaaaccgaatcgtatgaaattttgtgggatgattggttattatccggggaacatttgattagatgttgggatcgatcgggtcaaaggtcaaggtcatgaaaaggtcaaaatcttctttttaccatagcacggtcaatttttttccaattggcatgcaactaatgccaaaattctCATAATTGAAAAGGACAAAAAGGACAAAATCTTCttggatcgcatgaaatttggtgggatgattggttattatccggggaccatttgattagattttgggattgatcgggtcaaaggtcacggtcaaggtcatgaaacggtcaacatcttctttttaccatagcacggtcaatttatatccaattggcatgcaactaatgccaaaatgttcataattcaatgcccaatcttgtgatatgcgaaggtatgcgctctaccgagtgcccgttcgagTTGTGGATGTGTAGAGAAAACTGGATACAGTGTCCGAGCTGAAACCCCATTTATTCCTATTTATGTGACGCAAGaaggaaataaaagtttgacttCCCCGTTGCAGAATTTAGATGAATGCACACAGATTCCCCAGTGACCGTTCACATCTCTGGGCCCATGGAGCGAGGGCAATAGCCTTAAGCCCACCTCCCAGCCCAGCCCGcaggaaagaaaacaactcTGCATTTGTATACTTTTTTCGACCAAAATAGTGAAATGAGGGCTATGTTTGTACTGGGAAGTTGATTCACCTAAAGAAAAAGACCCCCTGAGTTACATCTCTCTCCCAATGGAAGTCCTTCTGGAAAAGCGTTTTTGGGCCTAGCATCACGGGAAAACACCcataaattgtaattgtaaaATGTACTTCAAAGCCTGGCGCTCTTACTGGGGGCTCGGTCTCTATGCATAACCAGCCAATCAGGATGTGACGA
It contains:
- the c7a gene encoding complement component C7 isoform X1 gives rise to the protein MESVTQLFLAALLFLFTSNGFCNQRVHCQWGPYGDWFECDGCTKLQSRSRAMAVYAQFGGNPCDGERSQTRACETTRGCPLEDGCGDRFRCRSGKCISQSLVCNGDQDCEEDGHDERGCDMEKHIVCLKSVPPPNIDLLGLGFDVVSGRRRAPVVDTKSFGGQCRVIYSGVHNALYRLPLSTIQYSFMVKAQNDFSDEMYSSKWHYAKDIVNRQKVTGTTTGYNNYDFHETQDRSQTQKLLVLKNDIEVAQFQSNSPQHLPLSEGFWKALVKLPSVYDFAAYRTVLQRFGTHYLSEGSLGGSFRIVGKIDEATEKQMVSTSYQYDECAKTKRWFLIFPIKHVSCKRGQDEVTFHSGNSRSNNVKKVNVLGGDIQFIAGLTNMQLSDPDRNWEMYSNWAESVRYFPDVVKQTLRPLSELVKEVQCAGVKRLYLRRAIEQHLAESDTCHCRPCSNNGLVVMAADECKCICKPDTSGLACEQGSEVEGQPGVIHGGWACWSSWSGCSGVRRTRRRSCSNPTPQNGGQQCTGEPAEESDCEDQDLQHLKDMEPHCFDQTLSANQMCGNPPGLINGYILVPKDIYLVGSTVEYTCTGSYYLVGDSILECTAHQTWSTSPGLCTVSRCNIQSLSDDITASPSQQTYGIGDTVTLSCPAGRQLLGEPTVICDPSLHFSPDPTDIKCSPVSTPQPRSSPVVQCQPWEKSSRGKCVCKMPFECSSSSLEVCATNPVNRRTVLLNVCKMHALHCMGKTQMIAEDSTCKWPERNTTGCTMCHMWEACDDQTNMCRCKDSADCLTPGLNVCVTVGDDAAAVSQTMSECDAGLRRCKGGKVSVVSILPCAAEDTASTTRL
- the c7a gene encoding complement component C7 isoform X2 codes for the protein MESVTQLFLAALLFLFTSNGFCNQRVHCQWGPYGDWFECDGCTKLQSRSRAMAVYAQFGGNPCDGERSQTRACETTRGCPLEDGCGDRFRCRSGKCISQSLVCNGDQDCEEDGHDERGCDMEKHIVCLKSVPPPNIDLLGLGFDVVSGRRRAPVVDTKSFGGQCRVIYSGVHNALYRLPLSTIQYSFMVKAQNDFSDEMYSSKWHYAKDIVNRQKVTGTTTGYNNYDFHETQDRSQTQKLLVLKNDIEVAQFQSNSPQHLPLSEGFWKALVKLPSVYDFAAYRTVLQRFGTHYLSEGSLGGSFRIVGKIDEATEKQMVSTSYQYDECAKTKRWFLIFPIKHVSCKRGQDEVTFHSGNSRSNNVKKVNVLGGDIQFIAGLTNMQLSDPDRNWEMYSNWAESVRYFPDVVKQTLRPLSELVKEVQCAGVKRLYLRRAIEQHLAESDTCHCRPCSNNGLVVMAADECKCICKPDTSGLACEQGSEVEGQPGVIHGGWACWSSWSGCSGVRRTRRRSCSNPTPQNGGQQCTGEPAEESDCEDQDLQHLKDMEPHCFDQTLSANQMCGNPPGLINGYILVPKDIYLVGSTVEYTCTGSYYLVGDSILECTAHQTWSTSPGLCTVSRCNIQSLSDDITASPSQQTYGIGDTVTLSCPAGRQLLGEPTVICDPSLHFSPDPTDIKCSPVSTPQPRSSPVVQCQPWEKSSRGKCVCKMPFECSSSLEVCATNPVNRRTVLLNVCKMHALHCMGKTQMIAEDSTCKWPERNTTGCTMCHMWEACDDQTNMCRCKDSADCLTPGLNVCVTVGDDAAAVSQTMSECDAGLRRCKGGKVSVVSILPCAAEDTASTTRL
- the c7a gene encoding complement component C7 isoform X3 is translated as MGTGSSVMAALNYRSRAMAVYAQFGGNPCDGERSQTRACETTRGCPLEDGCGDRFRCRSGKCISQSLVCNGDQDCEEDGHDERGCDMEKHIVCLKSVPPPNIDLLGLGFDVVSGRRRAPVVDTKSFGGQCRVIYSGVHNALYRLPLSTIQYSFMVKAQNDFSDEMYSSKWHYAKDIVNRQKVTGTTTGYNNYDFHETQDRSQTQKLLVLKNDIEVAQFQSNSPQHLPLSEGFWKALVKLPSVYDFAAYRTVLQRFGTHYLSEGSLGGSFRIVGKIDEATEKQMVSTSYQYDECAKTKRWFLIFPIKHVSCKRGQDEVTFHSGNSRSNNVKKVNVLGGDIQFIAGLTNMQLSDPDRNWEMYSNWAESVRYFPDVVKQTLRPLSELVKEVQCAGVKRLYLRRAIEQHLAESDTCHCRPCSNNGLVVMAADECKCICKPDTSGLACEQGSEVEGQPGVIHGGWACWSSWSGCSGVRRTRRRSCSNPTPQNGGQQCTGEPAEESDCEDQDLQHLKDMEPHCFDQTLSANQMCGNPPGLINGYILVPKDIYLVGSTVEYTCTGSYYLVGDSILECTAHQTWSTSPGLCTVSRCNIQSLSDDITASPSQQTYGIGDTVTLSCPAGRQLLGEPTVICDPSLHFSPDPTDIKCSPVSTPQPRSSPVVQCQPWEKSSRGKCVCKMPFECSSSSLEVCATNPVNRRTVLLNVCKMHALHCMGKTQMIAEDSTCKWPERNTTGCTMCHMWEACDDQTNMCRCKDSADCLTPGLNVCVTVGDDAAAVSQTMSECDAGLRRCKGGKVSVVSILPCAAEDTASTTRL